In the genome of Hymenobacter cellulosivorans, one region contains:
- a CDS encoding YdeI/OmpD-associated family protein → MAPSVDFYFTDGCGRCALVSTPACNVNRWGQELRELRALLLGCGLAEELKWGVPCYTLAQKNIVLIHAFKDYCALNFFNGALLSDPNGILVQQTQNVQAARQIRFTDVREIAKLETVLQAYIKEAIAVEKAGLKVSFKPTSEFAMPEELQDALARDAALKAAFHTLTPGRQRGYLLYFSAPKQAKTRTARIEKYTPHILRGKGLQD, encoded by the coding sequence ATGGCTCCCTCCGTTGACTTTTATTTCACCGACGGCTGCGGCCGTTGCGCCCTGGTCAGTACGCCCGCCTGCAACGTCAACCGGTGGGGGCAGGAGCTGCGCGAATTGCGGGCCCTGCTACTCGGCTGCGGCCTCGCCGAAGAGCTCAAATGGGGTGTGCCCTGCTACACGCTGGCGCAAAAGAACATTGTGCTGATCCACGCCTTCAAGGACTATTGCGCCCTCAATTTTTTCAACGGCGCCTTGCTCTCTGACCCCAACGGCATTCTGGTCCAGCAAACCCAGAACGTGCAGGCCGCCCGTCAAATCCGGTTTACCGATGTTCGGGAAATAGCCAAGCTGGAGACCGTTCTGCAAGCCTACATCAAGGAGGCAATAGCAGTAGAAAAAGCGGGGCTGAAAGTCAGTTTCAAGCCAACTTCAGAATTTGCCATGCCCGAAGAGCTGCAAGACGCCCTGGCCCGTGATGCCGCGCTGAAAGCCGCGTTCCATACCCTGACCCCCGGCCGCCAGCGTGGCTACCTGCTGTATTTCTCGGCCCCCAAACAAGCCAAAACCCGCACGGCCAGAATTGAAAAATACACCCCGCACATTCTCAGGGGCAAAGGGTTACAGGACTGA
- a CDS encoding DoxX family protein gives MSKQKNLMYWICTAWLALGMVSTGLVQVLNPQAEAASMASLGYPAYCLLLLGIWKLLGVIALLIPRFALLKEWAYAGFFFMMSGAVFSHLAAHDPVKELLPALLLLVLTVLSWYFRPAGRRITTPSY, from the coding sequence ATGAGCAAGCAGAAAAACCTCATGTACTGGATTTGCACGGCCTGGCTGGCGCTAGGCATGGTATCCACCGGGCTGGTACAGGTGCTCAACCCCCAGGCCGAAGCCGCTTCCATGGCCAGCCTGGGCTACCCGGCCTACTGCCTGCTGCTGCTCGGAATCTGGAAACTGCTGGGCGTCATTGCCCTGCTAATTCCACGGTTTGCCTTGCTGAAAGAATGGGCCTACGCCGGCTTTTTCTTCATGATGTCCGGAGCCGTATTTTCTCATCTGGCCGCTCACGACCCGGTAAAGGAACTGCTCCCCGCTCTGCTCCTGCTGGTTCTAACGGTCCTGTCGTGGTATTTCCGGCCCGCCGGTAGACGAATTACGACTCCTAGCTACTAA
- a CDS encoding SRPBCC family protein: MKPKTRISAADDRQDLLITRDFDLPVSLLFTAYTDPEIIGQWMGTNVLKLDNRKHGSWQFETTNAQGHVVFRAGGTIHEFIPGQKIVRTFEMENAPFGPQLEFLEFESLPNDTSQLRMHIVYRSVAQRNQQLQLPFAQGLNMAHNRLQEIVSKLQ; the protein is encoded by the coding sequence ATGAAGCCCAAAACCCGAATCAGCGCCGCGGATGACCGGCAGGACCTGCTTATCACCCGGGACTTTGACCTGCCCGTGTCCTTGCTCTTCACGGCCTACACCGACCCGGAAATCATCGGGCAGTGGATGGGCACCAACGTGCTGAAGCTGGACAACCGAAAGCACGGCAGCTGGCAATTTGAAACCACCAATGCGCAGGGCCACGTGGTGTTCCGGGCCGGAGGCACCATCCACGAGTTTATCCCCGGCCAGAAAATCGTCCGAACCTTCGAAATGGAGAATGCGCCGTTTGGCCCCCAGCTCGAATTTTTAGAGTTCGAGAGCCTGCCCAACGATACCAGCCAGCTGCGCATGCACATCGTTTACCGCTCCGTGGCGCAGCGCAATCAGCAGCTGCAGCTGCCCTTCGCCCAGGGCCTGAATATGGCCCACAACCGCTTGCAGGAGATTGTCAGTAAACTGCAATAA
- a CDS encoding ArsR/SmtB family transcription factor gives MNLRRDAFQAIADPTRRAILLLLAAQSLTAGAIAASFNTARPTVSKHLQILTECELLTQEQKGREMYYHLNPVGMREIADFIEPFRQMWDERFNQLESILQARQAKATE, from the coding sequence ATGAACTTACGACGCGACGCCTTCCAGGCCATTGCCGACCCCACCCGCCGGGCCATTCTGCTGCTCTTGGCCGCCCAGTCCCTGACGGCCGGAGCCATAGCCGCCAGCTTCAACACGGCCCGGCCCACCGTGTCCAAGCACCTACAAATCCTGACCGAGTGCGAGCTGCTTACGCAAGAGCAGAAAGGCCGGGAAATGTACTACCACCTGAACCCGGTTGGCATGAGAGAAATAGCCGACTTCATCGAGCCGTTCCGCCAGATGTGGGACGAGCGATTCAACCAGCTGGAAAGTATTCTCCAGGCGCGCCAGGCCAAAGCAACGGAATAA
- a CDS encoding 2OG-Fe(II) oxygenase: MPKEAPAGASFFSKIQSLAPVVHFVPAQLGAGHACGLNELFRFYRYQCGHQFRGHYDGSYVRSATEASRLTFMVYLNDNFQGGDTTFHDLRIQPRQGMVLLFLHSLSHAGREVTQGVKYVLRSDVMYCAASS, from the coding sequence CTGCCAAAAGAGGCCCCTGCCGGGGCCTCTTTTTTTTCGAAAATCCAAAGCCTAGCCCCAGTCGTCCACTTCGTACCCGCCCAGCTAGGCGCTGGTCATGCCTGCGGCCTCAACGAGCTGTTCCGCTTCTACCGCTACCAGTGCGGCCACCAGTTCCGCGGCCACTACGACGGCAGCTACGTTCGCTCCGCCACCGAGGCCAGCCGGCTCACGTTTATGGTCTACCTCAACGACAACTTTCAGGGCGGCGACACCACCTTTCACGACCTGCGCATCCAACCCCGCCAGGGCATGGTCCTGCTTTTCCTCCACAGCCTCTCCCACGCCGGCCGCGAAGTAACCCAGGGCGTGAAATACGTCCTGCGCTCCGACGTAATGTATTGCGCGGCCAGTAGCTAA
- a CDS encoding RtcB family protein, with protein sequence MAHQLRGNDLRQLGFPEGRAIGLALAQLQRKHLKKISLTDQLALLQHILAAPHEFATHLDWSHVAAALLPPPSRHIELVARKPYALYGAEHIEPGALHQMDTAMKLPVTVAGALMPDAHHGYGLPIGGVLATDNAVIPYAVGVDIGCRMALSVFALPPKFISQRVQELQKLLLDNTRFGNRTGFDRGKKLSHEVLDSDTFRDVPFLRNKQATAAEQIGTSGSGNHFVEFGIVDITDPTNDMGLAVGQYVGLLSHSGSRGLGASVANHYTKLAMENCQLPNEAKHLAWLGLDGELGQEYWAAMTLAGDFASACHHQIHHRLAKALGERPLAKVENHHNFAWKEQLADGREVIVHRKGATPAGQGVLGIIPGSMTAPGFIVRGRGVPESLGSASHGAGRLMSRTRAKQELGEAQVRQYLKDHDVVLQGGGVDEAPMAYKDIHQVMQSQQELVDVLGSFTPKIVRMDGA encoded by the coding sequence ATGGCCCACCAATTACGCGGCAACGACCTTCGGCAGCTTGGCTTCCCCGAAGGCCGCGCCATCGGCCTTGCCCTGGCCCAGCTCCAGCGCAAGCACCTCAAGAAAATTTCCCTCACCGACCAGCTGGCCCTGCTCCAGCATATCCTGGCCGCTCCCCACGAGTTTGCCACCCACCTCGACTGGAGCCACGTGGCCGCTGCCCTGCTGCCGCCCCCGTCGCGCCACATCGAGCTGGTAGCCCGCAAGCCTTATGCCCTCTACGGGGCCGAGCACATTGAGCCCGGCGCCCTGCACCAGATGGACACGGCCATGAAGCTGCCTGTGACCGTCGCCGGGGCCCTGATGCCCGATGCCCACCACGGCTACGGCCTACCCATTGGGGGCGTGCTGGCTACTGATAATGCCGTCATTCCCTACGCCGTGGGCGTTGACATCGGCTGCCGTATGGCCTTGTCGGTGTTTGCTCTGCCGCCCAAGTTTATCAGCCAGCGGGTGCAGGAATTGCAAAAGCTGCTGCTCGACAACACCCGCTTCGGCAACCGCACCGGCTTCGACCGGGGCAAGAAGCTAAGCCACGAAGTGCTGGACAGCGACACGTTCCGCGACGTGCCCTTCCTGCGCAACAAGCAGGCTACGGCCGCCGAGCAAATCGGCACCTCCGGCTCCGGCAACCACTTCGTAGAGTTCGGTATCGTCGATATCACCGACCCGACCAACGACATGGGCCTGGCCGTGGGGCAGTACGTGGGCCTGCTTTCCCACTCCGGCTCCCGCGGCCTGGGTGCTTCCGTCGCCAACCACTACACCAAGCTGGCCATGGAAAACTGCCAGCTGCCCAATGAAGCTAAGCATCTGGCCTGGCTGGGTCTCGATGGGGAGCTGGGCCAGGAATACTGGGCCGCCATGACTCTGGCCGGCGACTTTGCCTCGGCCTGCCACCACCAGATTCACCACCGCCTGGCCAAGGCCCTGGGGGAGCGGCCCCTGGCCAAAGTGGAAAACCACCACAACTTCGCCTGGAAAGAGCAGCTGGCCGATGGCCGCGAGGTAATCGTGCACCGCAAGGGCGCTACGCCGGCCGGCCAGGGCGTGCTGGGCATCATTCCCGGCTCCATGACGGCCCCCGGCTTTATCGTGCGCGGTCGGGGCGTGCCCGAATCCCTGGGCTCAGCTTCCCACGGCGCGGGCCGGCTCATGTCGCGCACCCGGGCCAAGCAGGAACTCGGCGAAGCCCAGGTCCGCCAATACCTGAAAGACCACGACGTGGTGCTGCAGGGTGGGGGAGTAGATGAGGCCCCGATGGCCTACAAGGACATTCACCAAGTGATGCAAAGCCAGCAGGAGCTGGTGGATGTGCTGGGCTCGTTCACGCCCAAAATCGTGCGCATGGACGGCGCCTGA